One part of the Rothia sp. ZJ932 genome encodes these proteins:
- a CDS encoding RluA family pseudouridine synthase: MSNRIQRELVVPEAEAGARLDAVLAAACDVPRALAAEWASTGDVQIIRDGKAVKTTKSAKVTENDRLVIDAPAPRDLADINPEYVDGFSVVYQDDDIAVVDKPAGVAAHPSPGWHGPTVVGVLLGAGVSVSTSGASERQGIVHRLDVGTSGLMVVAKNEHSYAELKRAFKERTVEKVYHTLVQGIPDPLKGTIDAPIGRHPGHEWRFAVIEGGRDSVTHYEVLEAYGPASLVEVHLETGRTHQIRVHFSALKHPCLGDLTYGADPAVSANLGLTRQWLHAHKLGFTHPSTGQYVEFESSYPEDLNFAVEQLRDGNF; this comes from the coding sequence ATGAGTAACCGTATTCAGCGAGAACTAGTAGTGCCTGAGGCGGAGGCGGGTGCGCGCCTAGATGCTGTACTTGCAGCTGCCTGCGATGTTCCGCGTGCGCTGGCTGCTGAGTGGGCGAGTACCGGGGACGTGCAGATTATTCGTGATGGTAAAGCTGTAAAGACCACGAAGTCAGCAAAAGTTACAGAGAATGACCGTCTGGTGATTGATGCCCCTGCCCCCCGTGATTTGGCGGATATCAACCCCGAGTATGTTGATGGCTTTTCGGTAGTGTATCAGGATGACGACATCGCGGTGGTCGATAAGCCCGCAGGCGTTGCTGCTCATCCCTCCCCTGGGTGGCACGGTCCCACGGTTGTAGGTGTGCTTTTGGGTGCAGGGGTATCGGTATCAACATCTGGCGCATCCGAGCGTCAGGGGATTGTGCATCGACTGGACGTCGGCACCTCAGGTCTCATGGTTGTTGCTAAGAACGAGCACTCTTATGCAGAGCTCAAACGAGCTTTCAAAGAGCGTACCGTTGAGAAGGTCTATCACACGCTAGTGCAGGGGATTCCCGACCCTCTTAAGGGCACCATCGACGCTCCTATCGGTCGCCACCCCGGTCACGAGTGGCGGTTCGCGGTGATTGAGGGTGGTCGCGATTCAGTGACCCACTACGAGGTGCTTGAGGCATACGGTCCGGCATCCCTGGTTGAGGTTCATCTTGAGACAGGACGCACTCATCAGATCCGCGTACATTTTTCTGCCTTGAAACACCCCTGCTTGGGCGATCTGACCTACGGTGCTGACCCTGCTGTCAGCGCGAATCTGGGTCTAACCCGCCAGTGGTTGCACGCCCATAAGCTGGGCTTTACCCACCCTAGCACGGGTCAGTACGTTGAATTTGAATCGAGTTACCCTGAAGATTTGAACTTTGCGGTTGAGCAGCTGCGCGACGGCAACTTCTAA
- the lspA gene encoding signal peptidase II: MNDKKPVKLVDDRCKKGLMALVVVLVYAADQLSKAVVERTMELGQRIEVIDGFFRWFYILNPGAAFSFGEGHTWVFTLIQSVAVLIVIVALVRSRALWWILSLATLLGGILGNLTDRLFRPPGFGTGHVVDFISVGNFAIFNIADAAICCAMVGVILLTLVGLKLDGSYETKAEKA, encoded by the coding sequence GTGAACGATAAGAAGCCGGTGAAGCTGGTCGATGACAGGTGCAAGAAGGGGCTGATGGCTCTTGTTGTTGTGCTGGTGTACGCTGCGGATCAGCTGAGCAAAGCTGTCGTTGAACGCACGATGGAGCTGGGACAGCGTATTGAAGTTATCGACGGGTTCTTTCGGTGGTTTTATATACTCAATCCAGGTGCTGCCTTCTCTTTTGGCGAGGGGCACACATGGGTTTTTACCCTTATTCAGTCGGTGGCGGTTTTGATTGTTATTGTCGCTCTGGTACGTTCGCGTGCTCTCTGGTGGATCCTGAGTTTGGCAACTCTGTTAGGGGGGATTCTGGGTAATCTGACGGATAGGTTGTTCAGGCCTCCGGGGTTCGGCACAGGTCATGTTGTAGATTTTATTTCGGTAGGTAACTTCGCTATTTTCAACATCGCTGATGCTGCGATTTGCTGCGCGATGGTCGGTGTTATCCTGCTGACCCTGGTGGGTTTAAAACTTGATGGTAGCTACGAGACGAAGGCTGAGAAAGCATGA
- a CDS encoding DivIVA domain-containing protein, which yields MALTPENVINKGFKFTKYTKGYSMEEVDDFLDEVVVEFRRLNAENASLKRQLEETEAKLAAAEEAQSQVLDSEIVGDATPAASPATAAPVAEPVPVAAPAASQTPAPDNAASLLAMAQKVHDDYVAAGKAEKERMVGEARSEATSLVADARTERNRVLGELDQTKKQLEISVDNLRNFEKQYREGLRHLMESNLKELESTPSIEPQQSTFSRQEF from the coding sequence GTGGCTCTTACGCCAGAAAACGTAATCAACAAGGGGTTTAAGTTTACGAAATACACCAAGGGCTACTCCATGGAAGAAGTCGATGACTTCTTGGACGAGGTAGTTGTTGAGTTTCGTCGCTTGAACGCTGAGAACGCTTCACTGAAGCGCCAGCTTGAAGAAACTGAGGCTAAGCTGGCAGCTGCCGAAGAGGCACAGTCACAGGTCCTTGATTCTGAGATTGTGGGTGATGCTACACCTGCTGCAAGCCCCGCCACGGCTGCGCCCGTTGCTGAACCTGTACCCGTTGCAGCGCCTGCGGCTTCGCAGACTCCTGCGCCCGATAACGCCGCGTCCTTGCTGGCCATGGCACAAAAGGTTCACGATGACTACGTTGCTGCCGGTAAGGCAGAGAAGGAACGTATGGTTGGTGAGGCGCGTAGCGAAGCAACGTCACTGGTTGCTGATGCTCGTACCGAACGCAACCGTGTTCTGGGTGAACTGGATCAGACCAAGAAGCAGCTTGAAATCTCGGTAGATAACCTGCGTAACTTCGAAAAGCAGTACCGTGAGGGTCTGCGTCACTTGATGGAATCTAACCTCAAGGAGCTGGAATCAACCCCTAGCATCGAACCGCAGCAGAGCACTTTCTCACGCCAGGAATTCTAA
- a CDS encoding YggT family protein — translation MGYLLAVLAFAVYVFQLVLMLRLVLDWVQMFAGSWRPRGVMLVAASAIYAVTDPPMNALRRLVPPIRMGAISFDVGFLILFFAVSFVSIFLQRLLVSFS, via the coding sequence GTGGGTTATCTCTTAGCGGTTCTTGCTTTTGCGGTTTATGTCTTTCAGCTGGTGCTCATGCTTCGTCTGGTGCTCGACTGGGTGCAGATGTTCGCGGGCTCGTGGCGTCCACGGGGTGTCATGTTAGTGGCTGCTTCAGCCATTTATGCTGTTACTGACCCGCCGATGAATGCCCTGCGTAGGCTGGTTCCTCCCATTCGAATGGGAGCAATCTCGTTTGATGTGGGCTTCTTGATTCTGTTCTTTGCGGTGTCTTTTGTATCTATTTTCTTGCAGAGACTGCTGGTGAGTTTTTCGTGA
- a CDS encoding cell division protein SepF, whose protein sequence is MSRTLQQAMAYLGLAEPGEPAPAQRSTNRREEYYRDEDLDFPREEFFEDYNTTTVEPVSPETEYEDTSDFNEVFESTPIAEVSSGSGSKAARSQVASPAATTNESEEELRRITTIHPRSYNDAKIIGESFRENIPVIMNVTDMAEGEAKRLVDFSAGLAFALHGSIERVTDKVFLLTPANLEVLGAEGTEIPVPVDEDSHGFFNQD, encoded by the coding sequence ATGTCGCGCACGCTTCAACAAGCCATGGCTTACTTAGGTCTTGCTGAACCCGGTGAGCCTGCCCCAGCACAACGTTCAACGAATCGTCGTGAAGAGTATTACCGGGATGAAGATTTAGATTTCCCTCGCGAAGAATTTTTTGAGGACTACAACACCACCACTGTAGAACCCGTGAGTCCTGAAACGGAATATGAAGATACCTCCGATTTCAATGAGGTTTTTGAATCAACTCCTATTGCTGAGGTTTCTTCTGGTTCTGGAAGCAAAGCTGCTCGCAGTCAGGTGGCGTCACCGGCTGCTACTACAAACGAAAGTGAAGAGGAATTGCGACGTATTACAACTATTCACCCCCGTTCATACAATGATGCCAAAATCATTGGTGAATCATTCCGTGAAAACATCCCTGTGATTATGAACGTTACCGATATGGCTGAGGGAGAAGCGAAGCGTCTGGTTGATTTTTCTGCGGGTCTTGCCTTCGCGCTACACGGCTCAATTGAGCGTGTGACCGACAAAGTTTTCTTGCTGACCCCCGCTAACCTCGAAGTGCTGGGTGCCGAAGGCACCGAAATTCCGGTGCCTGTGGATGAGGATTCGCACGGCTTCTTTAACCAGGACTAG